GCTCGGCATGAACTTACTCGGCGGTGGGCTGTTCGGTGTGGGGTTCGCGGTCGGCGATTTGCGCGTGCGCAAGCTGCTGAAGCGCTTCCAGGCGACGCCGATGCGTCGGTCCGACTTCCTGCTGAGCATGATGCTGAGCCGGCTCGCGTTCACGCTCATCGACATCGGGTTGCTGCTCGGATTCGCGTACCTCGCGTTCGGAATTCGGGTCCGCGGTAACCCGCTTGTTTTTCTTTCGCTCGTCGCGATCGGGGGAGCCGGGTTCGCGGGGTTGGGACTGCTCCTCGGCTCGCGCGCACGCACGATGGAAACGGTCGCGGGGCTGGTGAACGCGGTCATGCTCCCGATGTACGTGCTTTCGGGCGTGTTTTTCTCCGCGGCGCGGTTCCCGGAGGGAATGCAGCCGTTCATTCAGGCGCTGCCGCTCACCGCGTTGAACGACGGGCTGCGGGCGGTCATGAACGACGGTGCCGGCTGGGAGGCGCTTCCGCACCCGCTGATCGTGCTTACTTTGTGGGGCGGTATCAGTTTCGCGATCGCGCTGCGCATTTTCCGCTGGCGCTAGGCAACCGTTTCGGTGCGCCTTGAACTTGCGGCCGGCGTCGGACACGGGAGAGCCAGGAGCGGAAGCCGTCACAGAACCAGATCAATAAAACGGCACGCGGACAAGAACGGTCCGCGTGCCGTGTCATTTTCAGAGGCTCTCATGCTCCCCATTAATCTCTCGGGCAAAGTCGCACTCGTCTCCGGCGTCGGCGACAACATCAGTTTCGCGTGGTACATCGCGAAGACGCTCCAGGCGGCCGGGGCCACGATCGTGCTCGCGTGCCACCCGCGCGTGATGGGGATCGTCGAGGGGGTGCTCACCCGCGACGTGGACCGGGAGTCGCGCCTGCTGCCGGACGGGAGCGAGTTCAAGCCGGCGAA
This region of Gemmata massiliana genomic DNA includes:
- a CDS encoding ABC transporter permease codes for the protein MSPLWQLTLARFREFYREPAALFWVYGFPLILACVLGMAFSEKPVPASNVDILLDPANPSAAEKLREKLGADPGLNIAFNDEATSRKRLRTSKTDVIVIPRPGTAGGHEYLFDETRSESVLARNAADRALLRSAHPTQALPTETAVTEPGGRYIDFLIPGLLGMNLLGGGLFGVGFAVGDLRVRKLLKRFQATPMRRSDFLLSMMLSRLAFTLIDIGLLLGFAYLAFGIRVRGNPLVFLSLVAIGGAGFAGLGLLLGSRARTMETVAGLVNAVMLPMYVLSGVFFSAARFPEGMQPFIQALPLTALNDGLRAVMNDGAGWEALPHPLIVLTLWGGISFAIALRIFRWR